In Silene latifolia isolate original U9 population chromosome 3, ASM4854445v1, whole genome shotgun sequence, a single window of DNA contains:
- the LOC141649775 gene encoding uncharacterized protein LOC141649775: protein MLLKQYDLVFVPQKAVKGQAIADFFADHPVPAEWEISYDLPGEEIFYVDVLPPWQMYFDGAARKDGAGAEVVFVTPQNHLMPYSFTLTQLCSNNMAEYQALILGLQMAIEIGVRDMDIYGDSKLVVNQVLGEYEVKKEDLIPYHQRALQLLNQLEDIHVGHVPRSANKLADALANLADHFGTFGGGRVYASRSVCNRWVVSCLKERKM from the coding sequence ATGTTACTTAAGCAGTATGACTTGGTGTTCGTGCCTCAAAAGGCTGTCAAAGGTCAAGCTATCGCCGACTTCTTTGCTGATCATCCAGTGCCAGCAGAGTGGGAAATTTCATATGACCTCCCAGGAGAAGAAATTTTCTATGTGGACGTCCTACCTCCATGGCAAATGTACTTTGATGGTGCTGCAAGGAAGGACGGAGCTGGAGCCGAAGTTGTAttcgtaactccacaaaatcatctcATGCCGTACTCCTTTACGCTCACTCAGTTGTGCTCAAATAATATGGCAGAATACCAAGCTCTCATACTCGGCCTCCAAATGGCGATCGAAATAGGTGTTAGAGATATGGACATCTACGGCGACTCAAAGCTGGTGGTCAACCAAGTCCTTGGTGAATATGAAGTAaaaaaggaagacttgattccCTACCATCAACGGGCATTACAACTGTTGAATCAACTTGAGGACATCCATGTTGGTCATGTGCcaaggagtgccaataagttggctGACGCGCTTGCTAATCTTGCAGACCACTTTGGCACCTTTGGGGGCGGAAGAGTCTATGCAAGTCGATCTGTCTGCAATCGTTGGGTAGTATCATGCTTGAAGGAGAGGAAAATGTAG